Proteins encoded together in one Leptospira semungkisensis window:
- a CDS encoding DUF1574 domain-containing protein: MKKNLFLLLPFIILLVAIGIDRILTLPAVQPYYSKTFSHLNFESKEDLYSDLKDFLKQDKSTRKKALVYFGNSRSLLLPTLELEKKYPNWALYNFSVPGGSPDYFLYWIERFRNDGTRPDFVVLDQSLEIYNKTPVLALDEVLVYGLSTDFILKYWSRYTREELSVFIAKHLFHTYRDRPKMWRIMERAKNSSALAGVYKEGVRKVLEVLKAQRGSTPTERTKVKNTDEQLAKASESDFGSYLVPYTFHQDMFAMQEDSIRLLKQYQVPYATIWVRVARPYFALYGSKKVQTIEGEKTPLEIWKPILEKFNQETGTALWNMNEDPSYNCNEFADPGHMSPNCGLAFGDFIFQKLEEATQEK, translated from the coding sequence ATGAAAAAAAATCTATTCTTACTTCTTCCTTTTATCATTCTCTTGGTCGCGATCGGAATAGATCGGATCTTAACCCTGCCTGCGGTTCAGCCTTATTATTCTAAGACATTTTCTCATCTGAATTTCGAAAGCAAAGAGGATCTGTATTCAGATCTGAAAGATTTCTTGAAGCAAGATAAATCTACTAGAAAGAAAGCTCTCGTATACTTTGGAAATTCTAGATCTCTTCTTCTTCCTACATTGGAATTGGAGAAGAAGTATCCGAATTGGGCTCTCTATAATTTCTCAGTCCCAGGTGGGTCTCCCGATTATTTCTTGTACTGGATAGAGAGATTTAGAAATGATGGGACCCGTCCTGATTTCGTAGTGCTGGATCAATCATTAGAGATTTATAATAAAACTCCCGTTCTCGCCTTGGATGAGGTTCTCGTATACGGTTTATCCACCGATTTCATTTTGAAATACTGGTCCAGATATACTAGAGAAGAACTCTCCGTCTTTATCGCTAAGCATTTGTTCCACACATACAGGGATAGACCTAAGATGTGGAGAATTATGGAAAGAGCAAAGAATTCTTCTGCATTGGCTGGAGTCTATAAGGAAGGAGTTCGTAAAGTACTCGAGGTATTAAAGGCACAGAGGGGAAGTACTCCGACCGAACGTACTAAAGTAAAGAATACGGATGAACAATTGGCAAAGGCCTCCGAATCCGATTTTGGTTCTTACCTGGTGCCTTATACATTTCATCAGGATATGTTCGCGATGCAAGAGGATTCCATCCGTCTCTTGAAACAATACCAGGTTCCATACGCGACTATTTGGGTAAGAGTAGCTCGTCCTTATTTTGCATTGTACGGAAGTAAGAAAGTGCAGACGATAGAAGGGGAAAAAACTCCTTTAGAAATCTGGAAACCTATATTAGAAAAATTCAATCAAGAAACTGGTACAGCGCTTTGGAATATGAACGAAGATCCTTCGTATAATTGTAATGAGTTTGCGGATCCAGGGCATATGTCACCGAATTGCGGACTAGCCTTCGGAGACTTTATCTTCCAGAAATTGGAAGAAGCAACTCAAGAAAAGTAA
- a CDS encoding AMP-dependent synthetase/ligase — protein MRTLADLFRNSKEKFGNFPAFFAKNEAGEFQKTTFSELYELGLQLGTALIELNFPSGARATILADNRIEWIIADYAVVLSGGVDVPRGSDVTDADLNHIIPHSGSEIVFVENDMVLKKLYNNKESLKKVHSIILMDPNSKGTGSEYFLWDLLEKGKKSRENGNRDMESRISQISDEDLFTLIYTSGTTGKPKGVPLTHKNIMSQVNRVPIKLSPGEKVLSILPIWHIFERQFEMICIFVGAATYYSSVRSLKEDLRNVRPTFMASAPRLWESIYQGIIAIIAKSSSGKKILFQAAILFSDAVHSGKRWLSFQELDMTGRSYIVSFFRGIFEFSKLVLSYIPYLIFDFLVLRKIRQATGGKLKGTISGGGALPIHVDKFFFNMGIPVFEGYGMTETSPTLSVRTFENCIPGTVGPLYPETDVRIVDPNTQVVLFSTEKNGPKGYGKKGEIHVKGDQVMSGYYMDPENTRKVLQESWMNTGDLGMMTYNDCLKIVGRTKETIVLLGGENVEPVPIENMLTQSELILQCMVVGQDQKYLSVLIVPNPEFFPEYKSGQGFSSKEEESKCELRIQTEIRNSISAANGFKSFERVIDFKILPKPFEPGDELTAKLSVKRHVVADKYSDLILDIYSDKKAETANK, from the coding sequence ATGAGAACCCTCGCCGATCTATTCCGAAATTCTAAAGAAAAATTCGGGAATTTTCCGGCCTTCTTCGCAAAGAACGAAGCGGGAGAATTCCAAAAGACAACATTTTCAGAGTTATATGAGTTAGGTTTACAGCTGGGAACTGCGCTTATCGAACTGAATTTTCCCTCGGGAGCGAGGGCAACTATCTTAGCGGATAATCGCATAGAATGGATTATTGCGGATTATGCGGTTGTTCTTTCCGGAGGAGTGGACGTTCCTCGGGGAAGCGATGTAACAGACGCCGATCTAAATCATATCATCCCACATAGCGGTTCGGAGATCGTATTCGTTGAAAACGATATGGTCCTAAAGAAACTCTATAATAATAAAGAGTCACTAAAGAAAGTGCATTCGATTATTTTAATGGATCCGAATTCGAAGGGCACTGGATCGGAATATTTTCTATGGGATCTGCTAGAAAAAGGTAAGAAATCTAGGGAGAATGGAAATAGAGATATGGAATCAAGAATCTCTCAGATTTCCGATGAGGATCTTTTTACACTGATCTACACTTCCGGCACCACAGGAAAGCCGAAAGGAGTTCCTCTTACTCATAAGAATATCATGTCGCAGGTGAATCGTGTTCCGATCAAGCTTTCTCCCGGAGAAAAGGTCCTCTCCATTCTTCCGATTTGGCATATTTTTGAAAGACAGTTCGAGATGATCTGTATTTTCGTGGGCGCAGCTACTTACTATTCTTCGGTTAGAAGTCTGAAAGAGGATCTGAGAAATGTTCGGCCTACATTTATGGCATCTGCACCTAGACTTTGGGAGAGCATTTACCAAGGGATCATCGCGATTATCGCTAAATCTTCTTCTGGCAAGAAGATTCTTTTTCAGGCAGCGATCCTCTTCTCCGATGCGGTCCATTCCGGTAAGCGTTGGTTGAGTTTTCAAGAGTTGGATATGACGGGCAGAAGTTATATCGTTTCCTTCTTTCGAGGAATATTCGAATTTTCAAAATTAGTTCTTTCTTATATTCCTTATTTAATTTTTGACTTTCTAGTTTTAAGAAAGATTCGTCAGGCCACTGGCGGAAAGCTGAAAGGAACCATATCCGGTGGGGGAGCCTTGCCTATCCATGTAGATAAATTCTTCTTTAATATGGGAATCCCTGTCTTTGAAGGTTATGGGATGACGGAAACTTCTCCCACTCTTTCTGTTCGCACCTTTGAGAATTGCATTCCTGGGACTGTCGGACCCTTGTACCCGGAGACCGACGTCCGAATCGTGGATCCGAATACTCAAGTCGTTCTATTCTCCACTGAGAAGAATGGTCCGAAAGGCTATGGCAAGAAAGGAGAGATCCATGTAAAAGGCGACCAGGTAATGTCCGGATACTATATGGATCCCGAAAACACTCGCAAGGTTCTGCAGGAATCTTGGATGAATACAGGAGATCTGGGAATGATGACCTATAACGATTGCTTAAAGATCGTGGGTCGTACGAAGGAAACCATCGTATTGCTTGGCGGGGAAAATGTGGAGCCGGTTCCGATTGAGAATATGCTGACCCAATCTGAATTGATCCTACAATGTATGGTAGTCGGTCAGGATCAAAAATATCTATCGGTATTAATTGTGCCAAATCCGGAGTTCTTTCCAGAATACAAATCTGGACAAGGATTCTCTTCGAAAGAAGAAGAGTCTAAATGCGAGCTGAGAATACAAACTGAGATCAGAAATTCAATTTCAGCAGCAAACGGTTTCAAATCCTTTGAGAGAGTAATAGACTTTAAGATCCTTCCTAAACCGTTCGAACCGGGAGACGAATTGACTGCAAAATTATCCGTGAAGAGACATGTGGTGGCGGATAAATATTCGGATCTGATCCTGGATATTTATTCGGACAAGAAAGCAGAGACTGCAAACAAATAA
- a CDS encoding patatin-like phospholipase family protein, translating into MASPSSWLETRIRKGLQTAWQEIGIKKEIALAIAGGGIKAFYGLGVAFALRTWGIRIREVSGVSAGAAMAISTLSETEVDSSHYFQELTKRNPKNFYWNRLLRILPPFPHDSMARRTVSYCLRFSKMLSKSARIRIHTVEIPRESLDKNKKGEPIQRLLLAKAASIIRAYFKDETLRRNGEEPFEVLKKMKAWGWREKVFTEKDFTDHETTTQIVMNSCSAFPVLPLQSFNGNYYLDGGLTNNLLLENFSSDLPRIGVFYEPTTLVGKSRDLLSESLLISPQGPFIEQGFDYTNPELVHYAFEKGKNDAEEQKEKILAHLNLNWKKHLHSFFEQIK; encoded by the coding sequence ATGGCTTCCCCTTCTTCTTGGTTAGAAACCAGAATACGAAAAGGTCTACAGACCGCTTGGCAAGAGATCGGAATTAAGAAAGAGATCGCACTCGCGATTGCAGGCGGAGGAATTAAGGCATTCTACGGATTGGGAGTCGCATTCGCTCTCCGGACCTGGGGGATCAGGATTAGAGAAGTTTCTGGAGTGAGCGCGGGTGCCGCCATGGCAATCAGTACTCTTTCAGAAACGGAAGTGGATAGCTCTCATTATTTTCAGGAGCTGACGAAACGAAATCCAAAGAACTTCTATTGGAACAGACTTCTTCGGATCCTTCCTCCTTTTCCTCATGATAGCATGGCAAGAAGGACAGTCAGCTATTGTTTGAGATTTTCCAAGATGCTTTCTAAGTCCGCAAGGATCAGAATTCATACGGTAGAGATTCCAAGAGAGAGTTTGGATAAGAATAAAAAAGGTGAGCCAATCCAGAGGCTTCTGCTCGCCAAAGCCGCTTCCATTATTCGCGCATATTTCAAGGACGAAACTCTCAGAAGAAACGGAGAAGAGCCGTTCGAAGTATTAAAAAAAATGAAAGCTTGGGGTTGGAGAGAGAAGGTATTTACCGAAAAGGATTTTACCGATCATGAGACTACGACCCAGATAGTAATGAACTCTTGCTCTGCCTTTCCAGTCCTACCTCTCCAGAGTTTTAACGGTAATTATTATCTGGACGGAGGGCTCACCAATAATCTTCTGCTGGAAAACTTCTCCTCCGATCTTCCGAGAATAGGAGTATTCTATGAGCCTACCACTTTAGTAGGTAAATCTAGAGACCTGCTTTCGGAAAGCTTATTGATTTCCCCCCAGGGACCATTTATTGAACAAGGGTTCGATTATACCAATCCGGAGCTAGTACATTATGCTTTTGAGAAGGGCAAGAATGATGCGGAAGAGCAGAAGGAGAAGATCCTGGCCCATCTGAACCTAAATTGGAAAAAACACTTGCATTCTTTTTTCGAACAAATAAAATAA
- a CDS encoding helix-turn-helix domain-containing protein, translating to MNSTSLGERVRFSFVLFASSLWLLSGVAFLYGWIYRFPFFFGVHLPFVFAIAPVLVLHFQITLLKENLSRLEILPHFLPSLFCFLLLLPYWTGGEEFQTKTLTSFGKSKEPYLLILAFLQIGPKISLLVYLLPLIFIYRSYLYRRKKDLREERMRRLFLLFLGLVSMLILLGLSGFIFNSSDLIRSSIYGLPLLIVFAFLVSQKEPSSLGIIGKNLREVSYKKSRLVGTDEHTLRDRLEALMREEKIYADEDLTLGQLAQELELTNHQLSEFLNNRLFMKFSDYINSWRIKEAKSLLLEDSERSILSISESVGFNSKSAFNEAFKKFTDQTPSDYRKNAKRT from the coding sequence TTGAATTCGACGAGCCTGGGAGAAAGGGTTCGTTTTTCCTTTGTTCTATTCGCTTCTTCCCTGTGGCTTTTATCTGGAGTGGCGTTTCTCTACGGTTGGATCTATCGGTTTCCATTTTTTTTCGGAGTTCATCTTCCTTTCGTATTTGCGATTGCTCCAGTCTTAGTGCTTCACTTCCAGATCACTCTGTTGAAAGAGAATTTGAGCAGGCTCGAGATATTGCCTCACTTTCTACCTTCACTATTCTGTTTTTTGTTGCTTCTTCCGTATTGGACGGGAGGAGAAGAATTCCAGACTAAAACCTTGACCTCATTCGGAAAGTCCAAGGAGCCGTATCTTCTTATCCTGGCATTTTTACAGATCGGACCCAAGATCTCTCTTCTAGTATATCTTCTTCCCCTAATATTCATTTATAGAAGCTATCTTTACAGAAGAAAAAAAGATCTAAGAGAAGAGAGGATGAGAAGGCTCTTTTTGCTTTTCCTGGGGCTCGTGAGTATGCTAATTCTTCTTGGGTTATCGGGTTTTATTTTCAATAGTTCGGATCTAATTCGATCCAGCATTTATGGTCTTCCCCTATTAATCGTATTTGCCTTTTTGGTATCTCAAAAGGAACCGAGCAGTCTAGGAATTATAGGAAAGAATCTAAGGGAGGTGAGCTATAAAAAATCCAGATTAGTTGGCACAGACGAACATACGTTAAGAGATCGCTTAGAAGCTTTAATGAGAGAAGAGAAAATCTACGCGGACGAGGACCTGACACTTGGGCAGCTTGCGCAGGAATTAGAGCTCACCAATCACCAACTTTCAGAATTCTTAAACAACCGATTGTTTATGAAGTTTTCTGATTATATTAACTCCTGGCGGATTAAAGAGGCCAAGTCCCTCTTATTGGAAGATTCAGAAAGATCCATATTATCTATTTCCGAATCAGTAGGATTTAATTCCAAATCCGCATTTAATGAAGCATTTAAGAAATTCACCGATCAAACTCCCTCCGATTATAGAAAGAACGCCAAACGTACGTAA
- a CDS encoding TetR/AcrR family transcriptional regulator codes for MPKIVNHEKYKAEILSKCVDILARRGYSAVSMREIATELDVSTGTLYHYFSTKEDIFKELVKYVLNKDIEELQVYSKGEDNQSIEKRVEALFTMVKDRETYFQNLLYIICDVSRLKNHEEEKQLIAEAMKEYVTIITKHLGITNPNLNRLLISIILGTVGQRIVDQDSIKLDEVAEVVKDFMGVVLSNTFTF; via the coding sequence ATGCCCAAAATCGTAAATCACGAAAAGTACAAAGCCGAAATTCTATCCAAGTGTGTGGATATTTTAGCCAGGCGCGGGTATTCGGCGGTTTCCATGAGGGAAATTGCTACGGAACTGGACGTTTCCACAGGAACCCTCTACCATTATTTCTCCACGAAAGAAGATATATTTAAGGAACTTGTAAAGTACGTACTGAACAAGGATATTGAAGAACTTCAGGTTTATTCGAAGGGAGAAGACAATCAGTCCATTGAAAAAAGAGTAGAAGCTCTATTCACTATGGTCAAAGACAGAGAAACGTATTTCCAAAACCTGCTTTATATTATCTGCGATGTATCTAGATTAAAGAATCATGAAGAAGAAAAACAACTAATCGCAGAAGCGATGAAGGAATACGTCACCATCATCACGAAGCACTTAGGGATCACAAATCCGAATCTAAACAGACTCTTGATCAGCATTATTTTAGGAACTGTAGGCCAAAGGATAGTAGATCAGGATTCCATCAAACTGGATGAGGTGGCCGAAGTAGTAAAAGACTTTATGGGAGTAGTTCTCTCCAATACCTTTACTTTCTAA
- a CDS encoding SIR2 family NAD-dependent protein deacylase has protein sequence MKERLTSSKKILALTGAGISAESGVPTFRGKEGLWKEFRAEELATPQAFSRDPHLVWEWYLWRMDLISTKSPNSAHYSLAELEKKKSDFFLITQNVDGLHARSGSKKIIEIHGNIFRTKCTGCKKTFSSQIEELKVSFKCKECASLLRPDVLWFGETYNSELLNESIHLAEEAEIALVIGTSGAVGIPVELARIAKSNGALLIEINLEKSAYSSLSDYFFPGKAGEILPELVSYFS, from the coding sequence CTGAAAGAGAGACTAACTTCTTCTAAAAAAATCCTAGCCCTGACTGGCGCCGGAATTTCCGCCGAGAGTGGAGTTCCCACGTTCAGAGGAAAGGAAGGACTCTGGAAAGAATTTAGAGCTGAAGAACTCGCTACCCCGCAAGCATTCTCCAGAGATCCTCATCTTGTTTGGGAATGGTATCTTTGGAGAATGGATCTGATTTCGACTAAATCCCCCAACTCTGCTCATTATTCTCTTGCTGAATTAGAAAAGAAGAAGTCTGATTTTTTTCTAATCACCCAGAATGTGGATGGCTTACACGCGAGAAGTGGTTCTAAAAAAATTATAGAGATCCATGGGAATATTTTCAGGACGAAATGCACCGGCTGTAAAAAAACTTTCTCTTCTCAAATAGAAGAACTGAAAGTTTCTTTTAAATGCAAGGAATGCGCGAGCTTACTCAGACCTGATGTGCTTTGGTTCGGAGAAACTTATAACTCAGAATTATTGAACGAATCTATTCATCTTGCAGAAGAAGCAGAAATTGCGCTCGTAATCGGAACTTCCGGCGCAGTCGGGATCCCTGTCGAACTTGCGAGAATTGCAAAATCCAACGGAGCTCTACTCATCGAAATCAATCTGGAGAAAAGCGCGTATAGCTCACTCTCCGATTACTTCTTTCCAGGAAAGGCAGGAGAAATTCTGCCCGAATTAGTTTCTTACTTTTCTTGA
- a CDS encoding DJ-1 family glyoxalase III: MPKVLVPFANGMEEMEAVIIVDVLRRAGIEVVSASLEEGTVTASRGAKLVADKVLSQINASEFDMILLPGGNMGTKNLKADERVSSILKEFKKEHRWIGAICAAPGVLLDHSILEKDQKFTAFPGSVPQEKNYTGERLVLSDKILTSIGPGSAFEFSLKVVELLVGTEKRKEVEKGLHLPT; the protein is encoded by the coding sequence ATGCCTAAAGTCTTGGTCCCTTTCGCCAACGGAATGGAAGAAATGGAAGCAGTCATCATCGTAGATGTTTTAAGAAGAGCCGGCATAGAAGTTGTCTCGGCAAGTTTGGAAGAAGGTACCGTAACCGCCTCCAGAGGGGCCAAGCTAGTCGCCGACAAAGTGCTATCCCAGATTAACGCATCCGAATTCGATATGATCCTTCTTCCAGGTGGAAATATGGGAACAAAGAATCTGAAAGCCGACGAAAGAGTTTCGAGTATATTAAAAGAATTTAAAAAAGAGCATCGCTGGATCGGTGCGATCTGTGCCGCTCCTGGTGTTTTATTGGATCATTCAATCTTGGAGAAGGACCAAAAATTTACCGCATTTCCGGGAAGCGTTCCCCAAGAAAAAAATTATACTGGAGAACGCTTAGTTCTATCTGATAAAATCTTAACAAGCATTGGCCCTGGCTCCGCATTCGAATTCTCCCTAAAAGTGGTAGAACTTCTAGTAGGAACAGAAAAAAGAAAGGAAGTCGAAAAAGGACTTCATCTTCCTACTTAG
- a CDS encoding glycosyltransferase produces the protein MTPSVSVILPTYNESENLPIAADRISRSLSGFNHEIIVVDDDSPDHTWEIAENLQEKIPQLRVIRRLTGKGLSSAVLTGMGAAEGEVFVVMDSDLQHDEKILPEMIRSFYERDVDLCLGTRYAKGGSTGKWSWIRIGISRFANFLAKRLLGIPVSDPMSGYFGIKRSVYSETVNEINPRGFKILLEFLGRSKEDLKIEEIPYTFQTRVHGKTKLNNSVIKNFFLAVLDIRFGKWISPTFLLYSIVGATGVVVNLLGFLLGEALDFPELTTGFAILDPVSISVLFGIELSIVSNFLLNNYFTFYERRYSEWKLPLGFLLFQSVSIFGILVQVLSFHFIYQSLLSEMTGINAFTLKFTSDILSIVIAMFSNYFLNSNVTWSRRQEGNF, from the coding sequence ATGACTCCCTCCGTTTCAGTCATTCTTCCCACATATAATGAAAGCGAAAATTTGCCGATTGCTGCGGATCGTATTAGTAGATCCCTCTCCGGATTCAATCATGAGATCATCGTTGTAGATGACGATAGTCCAGATCATACCTGGGAAATTGCAGAGAACCTGCAAGAGAAGATTCCTCAATTAAGAGTGATCCGAAGATTGACCGGCAAAGGTCTTTCTTCTGCAGTGCTCACCGGAATGGGCGCAGCAGAAGGAGAAGTATTCGTCGTGATGGATTCAGACCTCCAGCATGATGAGAAAATCCTTCCGGAGATGATTCGTTCTTTTTACGAAAGAGATGTAGATCTTTGCCTTGGAACAAGATACGCCAAGGGAGGCTCCACTGGTAAATGGTCTTGGATCCGAATCGGGATCAGTCGATTCGCAAATTTCTTAGCAAAACGACTCTTAGGAATACCTGTTTCCGATCCGATGAGCGGTTATTTCGGAATCAAGAGATCCGTTTATTCTGAAACTGTAAACGAGATCAATCCTAGAGGCTTCAAGATCCTTTTAGAATTTCTAGGCAGAAGCAAAGAAGATCTAAAAATAGAAGAGATCCCTTACACCTTCCAAACGAGGGTACATGGAAAAACGAAACTGAATAATTCAGTAATTAAGAACTTCTTCTTAGCAGTTCTTGATATTCGATTCGGAAAATGGATCTCCCCTACTTTTCTATTATATTCAATCGTAGGAGCAACTGGCGTTGTAGTAAACCTACTAGGCTTTCTCTTAGGAGAAGCTTTGGATTTCCCAGAATTGACTACTGGGTTTGCGATTTTAGATCCTGTCTCCATTTCGGTTTTATTCGGAATAGAACTATCGATCGTTTCAAACTTTCTTCTGAATAATTACTTTACCTTTTATGAAAGAAGATACTCTGAATGGAAACTTCCCTTAGGGTTTCTATTGTTCCAGTCGGTAAGTATTTTCGGGATACTGGTGCAAGTGTTAAGTTTTCATTTCATCTATCAATCATTGCTTTCTGAAATGACCGGCATCAACGCTTTCACCTTAAAATTCACTTCCGATATACTTTCGATCGTAATTGCAATGTTTTCAAACTACTTCCTAAATTCGAACGTGACTTGGTCGAGAAGGCAGGAAGGCAACTTCTGA
- a CDS encoding NYN domain-containing protein, with translation MHLVVDGFNLIYKIPELEEYMYSNRLREARVGLLRILESYSQKLKSSKVHVFFDGKKEKGNETREDSYGKIHVYFSQDQKADDLIKDYIKYSPRPGDLYVVTSDQEILAFAKRLGTKPILSEEFAKKIELALAEKPQKEEKDPTAKLSPGEILYWKELFKKGK, from the coding sequence ATGCATCTAGTCGTAGACGGTTTCAATTTGATTTACAAGATCCCAGAGTTGGAAGAATACATGTATTCCAATCGACTCAGGGAGGCCAGGGTGGGCCTTCTCAGGATTTTAGAATCGTATTCCCAAAAATTAAAAAGCTCGAAAGTCCATGTATTCTTCGATGGAAAAAAAGAAAAAGGAAATGAAACTAGAGAAGATTCTTACGGAAAGATCCATGTCTATTTTAGTCAGGACCAAAAGGCGGATGATTTGATCAAGGATTATATCAAGTATTCTCCTAGGCCGGGAGATCTCTATGTGGTCACCTCCGATCAGGAAATTTTGGCTTTTGCAAAACGACTGGGAACAAAACCTATACTTTCCGAAGAGTTTGCCAAAAAGATAGAACTAGCCTTGGCTGAGAAACCCCAGAAAGAAGAAAAGGATCCTACAGCGAAACTTTCTCCCGGGGAAATTCTTTATTGGAAGGAACTATTTAAGAAGGGAAAGTAA
- a CDS encoding MBOAT family O-acyltransferase: MLFNSILFLVFFSIVYSIYWILPERRRQDFLLLSSVAFYILGSATFLNGVVFFLHFLGIVLLNYLAYFKIRTSSRPKPWMIAAVLLNAINLGFFKYFYFLNKILFDLTGYPFFEEVPRILKISLPLAVSFYSFQMIASAVDAYRKPEGEIISLRKYLGFVIFFPVLIVGPILRMRDFFPNLQNLHPDKDKLIRASYLMIAGLVKKILVADPVSGVIAPVFSNPGQYDSISLVAAAFGYAIQVYCDFSGLTDMARAVGLAFGFELPENFNAPLFSPSGRELWQRWHMTLSFWLRDYIYFPLGGSKKGEWRTYINLIITMTVGGIWHGADYTFVTWGFYWGVILAFERFLVGRFGWDDQESKNKFVTFLRVQLVFVLFSFSAILFRANSATKMFQHVIGLFTNTPNLVSTYLVTLKLGWIENSIGLVTGSSPFLLESMKNMEKIAYSYLGFIVFHWIQTRKDLLMKFGKNKDWLLVLSGVATIFAIALLSEDSGACIYCQF; encoded by the coding sequence GTGCTTTTTAATTCGATCTTATTCCTCGTTTTCTTTTCGATCGTATATTCGATTTATTGGATACTTCCAGAAAGAAGAAGGCAGGATTTCCTTCTTCTTTCGAGCGTTGCCTTTTATATTCTGGGCTCCGCTACTTTCCTAAACGGTGTAGTTTTCTTTCTACATTTCTTAGGGATCGTTCTATTAAATTATCTAGCTTACTTTAAGATCCGTACTTCCTCAAGACCGAAACCTTGGATGATTGCAGCAGTATTGTTGAATGCAATCAACTTGGGATTCTTCAAATACTTCTATTTTTTAAATAAGATCCTATTCGACCTCACAGGTTATCCGTTCTTTGAAGAAGTTCCACGAATCCTGAAGATCTCTCTTCCTTTGGCAGTGAGTTTTTATAGCTTTCAGATGATCGCTTCTGCGGTGGATGCGTATCGCAAGCCGGAAGGCGAAATTATCAGTCTGAGAAAATATCTAGGATTTGTAATATTCTTTCCTGTCTTGATCGTAGGGCCTATTCTTAGGATGAGGGATTTCTTCCCGAATCTGCAAAATCTTCATCCTGACAAGGATAAGCTTATCCGAGCTTCTTATTTGATGATCGCCGGCCTCGTAAAAAAGATCCTGGTCGCAGATCCTGTTTCAGGAGTGATTGCGCCGGTATTCTCGAATCCAGGACAGTATGATAGCATATCTCTAGTTGCCGCCGCGTTCGGATATGCGATCCAAGTGTATTGTGATTTTTCAGGACTTACGGACATGGCGAGAGCCGTGGGACTCGCGTTCGGATTCGAACTGCCTGAAAACTTCAACGCTCCACTTTTTTCTCCTTCCGGTAGAGAGCTTTGGCAGAGATGGCACATGACTCTTTCTTTTTGGCTTCGAGATTATATCTACTTCCCTTTGGGTGGAAGTAAAAAGGGAGAATGGAGAACCTATATCAACCTCATCATCACCATGACCGTGGGAGGGATTTGGCACGGAGCCGATTATACCTTTGTGACTTGGGGATTCTATTGGGGAGTGATCCTTGCTTTCGAAAGATTCTTAGTGGGAAGATTCGGATGGGACGATCAAGAATCTAAGAACAAATTTGTGACTTTCCTGAGGGTCCAATTGGTTTTCGTGCTCTTTTCCTTTAGTGCGATCTTATTCCGCGCGAATTCAGCGACTAAGATGTTCCAACATGTGATCGGTCTCTTTACAAATACACCGAACTTGGTCTCGACATACTTGGTTACTTTAAAATTAGGTTGGATAGAGAATTCGATCGGTCTTGTTACTGGATCCTCTCCGTTCTTATTAGAATCTATGAAGAATATGGAAAAAATTGCATATTCTTATCTCGGATTCATCGTATTCCATTGGATCCAAACTAGAAAGGATTTGCTGATGAAGTTTGGAAAGAATAAGGATTGGCTTTTGGTTCTTTCCGGAGTTGCAACGATCTTTGCAATTGCACTTCTTTCAGAAGATTCCGGCGCCTGCATCTATTGTCAGTTTTAA
- a CDS encoding PaaI family thioesterase, producing the protein MQKEWEKFSKIAPNLIVPPPAFKELSGEFISYVRKKEMTCSFYVEPRFSNPMGVFQGGFLAAAFDNTFGPLCYLAAGKPTTTLELSVSYIRMIKENQKITVNARVVARGNQHIYLEGEAFDEEGKLLAKSTTQVLILRMPGA; encoded by the coding sequence ATGCAAAAAGAATGGGAGAAGTTTTCAAAGATAGCTCCCAATCTGATCGTACCTCCTCCTGCTTTTAAGGAACTTTCCGGTGAATTCATCTCTTACGTTCGCAAGAAGGAGATGACGTGCAGCTTCTATGTGGAGCCTAGATTTTCGAATCCTATGGGTGTCTTTCAAGGAGGGTTTCTTGCAGCTGCATTCGATAATACATTCGGACCTCTTTGCTATTTAGCGGCGGGTAAACCTACCACTACTTTAGAATTAAGTGTAAGTTATATTCGAATGATCAAAGAAAACCAAAAGATCACAGTAAATGCAAGAGTGGTCGCTAGAGGGAACCAGCATATTTACTTAGAAGGAGAGGCTTTCGACGAAGAAGGCAAACTTCTCGCTAAATCCACAACTCAGGTACTCATCCTGAGAATGCCAGGAGCTTAA